TTGAATTTATTAGAGCCCTATATAACAGTGTCGACAATATCGCATACTCCACAAAATGAGCAGATTTTTTAAAAATAAAATCCCACAAGTAAAACTTAGTTGTCGTAACTGTAGGGATACTTGAAAGAGTAAATATCAAACCAGCCCAAAGTAAAACTGGCAACCAGAATTTAGTCAATTTTTTGTTCTTTAACACGTCTTTGATTATATATCATATAGCCCACATATCCCAGACAAGAGACTCCAAGTAATATGAAAATAATTGCAGCTAGTGGTGTTTTTTTAGTATCTGTTGCTCCAGCTACTAAACCCTCTGGTGTAGATTCAACTATTTTAATATCAGCGTCAGAAATCAAATTTATAGGTTCGTTTGTTTCCTCAGATTCTTCAGTTGGAGTTGGCTTGGGGGTTGATGTTTTAGTAGGTGTTGGTTTGGGGGTTGGAGTTGGAGTTGGTGCAGTAGTTGGTTGGCTAGTTGGTTGTGGAGTTGAAGTAGCTGTTGGGGTCGGTATGGGTGTAGGATCTGGATTTTGTAATCCTTGAGTTATTACACTCGTAATTTGCCAATTCTCACTTCCGTTTGGTACTCTTGCATAAACTTTGTTTGAATCCACGGCGGTATATGTGTATTGATCGATAATTACTTGTGGCAACTGATTATTATATAATTTAATTGTGTCACCACCGTTATTTAGCCAACCCTCCGACCTCTGAAAAACAATATAACCAAGTGGTTCTATCACCCCTGAAAGTAAAATATCATCCTTTGAATTTGAGTTGCCATCCTCCAATAAATACCCACCGAGATCTATTTGATTTGAGCTTTCATTATATAACTCTACCCACTCAGGGTCTGTTGAGGGAGAGAACTCATTTATCACAACCTGTGAAAAAACATATTTTGGGTAAAACAAAAACAAAAAACCAACAGCAGATAGTAAATAAACAACTTTTGCTGTTTTCATTTATTGCAAATGCAAATAAAGAGACATTTTCCCGTTAGGGTGAAATATTCGTACGTTATTACCAAAAGAACTAGATCCACGGTAGAAATAAGCAACACCATCGTCTAAGGCTCTAATTATTCTATCTGCACTATCAACCATATCTAGACCGTGGTGAAAATTACCAGAATAGACGTAGGAATAGGGAGTATTACCATAACATTGAGTTATTCTGGGGTTTGTCATGGGCCAAGGTAGTGAACCAGACCCTATACTCTTAGTTTGTGCAGTTTGTACATCATTACAAGACAAAGCATTAAAATATAAACTTCGTGAAGCTAACAAGTTTGTGGGTGACTCGTGTTTTGTAGCATACCATCCGATACTGCCACTATACTCCTCGTTGTGTTGTGACTCTGTTAGGTTATATAAACCGAAGTGTAGATGTGCACCGGTTGAAAATCCTGTATTACCCATAACTCCAATTGTTTCACCTTTTTTAACGTCCTTTTTGCCTGTAAATTGTGAACTGGATAGAGCTTCTAGTTCTCTTCTTGCTAAATCCAACAGCTCAGAATACTTCTTTTCATCGTTTTTAGTAACTGCCAACAAGTTTGCTTTCTGCTGTTTTTGATTGGCCAATTGCCTCTGTTGACTTGCAAGCTGTTCTTGTAGTTCTTCCTGATCTGTTTTTTCTTCTACGTAAGTGTCTTGTGCTTTCTGGAGTCTATCAAGTAAACTTTTATCTCCATCCTGAATTTTTTTAAGATATGAAAATCTACTAAAAACTTCATTTAAATTACTTGAGGCTGCTAAAAGTAAAAATGGGTCACCAACACGAGCCATTTTATATGTTTCTTTGGCTCTTTCATTAAAGGCAATATTTAATGATTCAATTGAGCCACCAATTTGATCAATTCTGCCTGACAACAAACTAATTTGCTCTTCTGTTTGCTGTACTTTTAAAGTTGTCAAAGTAATCTGGGCATCGAATTGGTTTATTTGACTAGAAAGCGTTTTGCTTGAGTCTTTCAACTTAGAAATGTTGGCCTCATAACAACTGATTCTTGACTGCACATCACCACTACACTCTTGGGCGCTAACTTTTAAAACAGTTGAGAGAATTAGTGGTGTAAAAGCAAAGAAAAGCGATGTAAATATTATTATTTTATTTCTCATATTTTTTTAAGTGATCGTTTGACAGCTATTAAACTTCCGGTTAGTGCAATTACTAACCCAACCATCAACTCGATACCTAAAATTATTAAGAAAAGCATAAAGAAGTAAAAAGGATCTCTTGGTAAAATTGGAACTTGTCCAAAATAGTTAAGTATCGGAGCTGAGACATAAAGCCAAAGAATTAGTGATAATGCCCAACCTGTTACTACACCCACTGTTGCATATATTAAACCCTCAATAACAATTGGACTTCTGACAAAAGCTGGAGTTGCACCAATAAGACTTAATATTTCAATTTCTCCTTTTCTCGTGGTCATTCTCATACTGACAATCACCAAAAGTACAAAGAATGAAGTTACAGCCAGAGCTCCTACAAAAACAATTCCGCCTATTCGCAAGTATGAACTAAAAGCTTTAAGCCTGCCTACAACATCCCCCAGTGATTGTTCCCCACCAATGTTTGCAGTAAAGCCAACTTCCTCAACAACTGCTTCTGACTTGACTTCACTAATTACAGCCTCAGCCAAATCAAGATCAGTGACTGAAAACTCTAAAGAAGCTGGAAAAATTGAAGGACTAACTAACTCAGAAAGAAGTGGATTATCTTCTGTTGCTTTTTTATAAATTTCAAGAGCTTCCTCTTTGGGCACATATTTAACATCTTTAATTCTTAAGTCTTGGCTTAACTTATTTTGCAAAGCAAAAACTGCTTCTTGTGTAGCATCATTTTTCAAAAAAGAAATAATTTGTGGCCTAGTTTCAAAATAATTTAAAGACTGGTTTGAGGCATAGACTAAAATAGCAACTGTGGTAGCCACAAAAAAAGTTAAAGTTAAAACAAAAATTGCAGAAATTGCCTGAAACGGCGATCTCTTAATTGAGTCGATTGCTGTTTTTGAATGTATTCCCATATAGTTATTAAAAAAATTTAAATACCTCTATTTCCCAGCTGCTTTGCCATCTTTTAATTCTATCACTCTATGCTTACCATGTTTAATAATACCCTCGTGATGAGTAGCCATAATTATTGTTTTACCTTCTTTGTTTACTTTTTCTAAAAGATCCATTATACCTTCTGCAGTATCCCAATCTAGGTTGCCGGTAGGCTCATCAGCTAAAATTAGTTTTGGATTGACCACTAATGCGCGAGCAAGGGAAACTCTTTGAAGCTCTCCACCAGAAAGTTGTGAGGGAAATAGTCTTGCCCTGTTTGACAGCCCAACAAGTTTTAAAACATGGTCAACTCTCTTTTGCCATTCCTCTTGGGGTGTATTTGAAACCGCCAAAGCAACCTCAACGTTTTCTGAAACAGTTCTTTCAGACAACACTTTAAAATCCTGAAAAACTATACCCATCTGCTGACGTAGAAGTGGTATGTCGCTTGCTCTAATTTCAGAAAGATCGTTTCCATCAAAAACTACTTTACCTGAGTCTGCTATCAAATCTCTTAAAATTAATTTTAGAATCGTTGTTTTCCCTGCACCAGAAGGACCTGTTAAAAAAACAAATTCGCCATCCTTGACTTCAAATGAGATTTTGTCGAGGGCTTTTATAGATCCAAAGGATTTAGAAACATTTTCAAATTGTATCATTCAATAACTTTAATTTTACCCACATCAATCAACCAACCAGCTTTCTTACCTGAAATTGTATCCCCCCAAATTCTGACCTTTTTACCAACAAATTTATCCAAGTCAACAGAAGTTGAAGTTAGATAAGCGTATTGAGAAGGACCTACACCCCTAACCAAGTGGTGTGTACCTTCATCTGCAATTCCACCTTCTTCTAAAAGACCATCAGCAGTAGATGCAAAAATTGATTCGTCTGCAACCCCCGCCTCATTTTCAGAAACAATTATTGTCTGCTCCTTCGAAATGCTTAAAAATCCGTCAGAATCTTTACCAGCACCTGACAATAAATAACCTGCGCCTATGCCTAGTAAAACTACTGTAATAGAAATTAAAGCAAGAATGATATTTTTCTTGGATTGATTTTGGCCACTATTGGTTGTGCTAAATTGCTTAACTACAGATGCGGACCTTTGGACTGGATTTAAAGTAGATTCCATATCATTAAAACTACCATAATTGAGAGTGTCAAACAAGAGAGAAATTATTCTGTTTCTATTGGGCTTGAGGTTGGCAACACAACAACTTCGGCACTGACTGTCGCTGTTGGCTCATCTGAAGACTCTGCTGTCGGCGATGGAGATGGAACCATAGTTGGCTCTGGTGTAACTTGAATATTTATTAACTCTTCATTCTTCATTCTCAACTCTGTCACCAATTGTTGTGTTTGATAGGCAAAAAAGCCAGCCATTAAGGTTGCAAGAATTAAAAGGATTGAAAGCAATGATACTAAAAAACTACCTCCTTTTGTTTTTACTGGTTCTGGGTTTACTACCTGAGGAACACTAACTTCAGGTTCTGGATTACTAATTACTGGTACTTCTGGTGTTTGATTTTCTTGCATAAATTAACTATACCACAGTTTTAATTTTTATTCTGCTTCTTAAATTTTCAACTCGGCATTTATAAATTCATCAAGTTCACCATCAAGAACTGCATCTGGATTTCCTGATTCCACCTCTGTTCTTAAATCCTTAACCATCTTATACGGATGTAACACATAACTTCTGATCTGGTTTCCCCAACTTGCAGGTTTATAATCCCCTTTAATATCTTTTAATTGGTTCTTTTCTACTTCTTGTTGCCTAATCCATAATTTTGCACGAAGTAACCCTAATGCAATTTTTCTATTTTGTTCTTGAAATCTTTCAGTCCTTGCAGTAATTACAATTCCTGTCGGAATATGCGTAAGCCTAACTGCAGTGGACACTTTATTAACATTTTGTCCTCCATGCCCACCAGCCCTCGTAAATTGCCAATCAAGTTCTTCATCTTTAATCTGTATCTCAGGTAAATCAGTAGCTTCCAAGTCTGGCAAGACTTCAACCAAAGCAAATGATGTTTGCCTTAAATCATTTGCATTAAATGGCGACTGACGGACAAGCCTGTGTGTTCCTGATTCTTTTTTTAAATAACCATATGTATATTTACCCTTTACCTCAAAAGTTACACTTTTTAAACCAGCTTCTTCACCTGCTGTTGAGTCAATGGTTTCAGTTGTATAGTTTTTTCTTTCGCAGTATCTTAGATACATTCTAAAA
This bacterium DNA region includes the following protein-coding sequences:
- a CDS encoding lamin tail domain-containing protein, whose product is MKTAKVVYLLSAVGFLFLFYPKYVFSQVVINEFSPSTDPEWVELYNESSNQIDLGGYLLEDGNSNSKDDILLSGVIEPLGYIVFQRSEGWLNNGGDTIKLYNNQLPQVIIDQYTYTAVDSNKVYARVPNGSENWQITSVITQGLQNPDPTPIPTPTATSTPQPTSQPTTAPTPTPTPKPTPTKTSTPKPTPTEESEETNEPINLISDADIKIVESTPEGLVAGATDTKKTPLAAIIFILLGVSCLGYVGYMIYNQRRVKEQKID
- a CDS encoding peptidoglycan DD-metalloendopeptidase family protein, with the protein product MRNKIIIFTSLFFAFTPLILSTVLKVSAQECSGDVQSRISCYEANISKLKDSSKTLSSQINQFDAQITLTTLKVQQTEEQISLLSGRIDQIGGSIESLNIAFNERAKETYKMARVGDPFLLLAASSNLNEVFSRFSYLKKIQDGDKSLLDRLQKAQDTYVEEKTDQEELQEQLASQQRQLANQKQQKANLLAVTKNDEKKYSELLDLARRELEALSSSQFTGKKDVKKGETIGVMGNTGFSTGAHLHFGLYNLTESQHNEEYSGSIGWYATKHESPTNLLASRSLYFNALSCNDVQTAQTKSIGSGSLPWPMTNPRITQCYGNTPYSYVYSGNFHHGLDMVDSADRIIRALDDGVAYFYRGSSSFGNNVRIFHPNGKMSLYLHLQ
- a CDS encoding permease-like cell division protein FtsX, with translation MGIHSKTAIDSIKRSPFQAISAIFVLTLTFFVATTVAILVYASNQSLNYFETRPQIISFLKNDATQEAVFALQNKLSQDLRIKDVKYVPKEEALEIYKKATEDNPLLSELVSPSIFPASLEFSVTDLDLAEAVISEVKSEAVVEEVGFTANIGGEQSLGDVVGRLKAFSSYLRIGGIVFVGALAVTSFFVLLVIVSMRMTTRKGEIEILSLIGATPAFVRSPIVIEGLIYATVGVVTGWALSLILWLYVSAPILNYFGQVPILPRDPFYFFMLFLIILGIELMVGLVIALTGSLIAVKRSLKKI
- the ftsE gene encoding cell division ATP-binding protein FtsE, which codes for MIQFENVSKSFGSIKALDKISFEVKDGEFVFLTGPSGAGKTTILKLILRDLIADSGKVVFDGNDLSEIRASDIPLLRQQMGIVFQDFKVLSERTVSENVEVALAVSNTPQEEWQKRVDHVLKLVGLSNRARLFPSQLSGGELQRVSLARALVVNPKLILADEPTGNLDWDTAEGIMDLLEKVNKEGKTIIMATHHEGIIKHGKHRVIELKDGKAAGK
- the prfB gene encoding peptide chain release factor 2 is translated as MSEEVTIEELTQRLDKLKEVLDIPKKEAELKKLESLSTDPSLWDDQNNAKTVLQNLSNLKEELDEIEDISATIEILNEVEDPTELSKASKIISKLETKSYLSSPYDTKNAIITIHAGQGGTEAMDWTAMLFRMYLRYCERKNYTTETIDSTAGEEAGLKSVTFEVKGKYTYGYLKKESGTHRLVRQSPFNANDLRQTSFALVEVLPDLEATDLPEIQIKDEELDWQFTRAGGHGGQNVNKVSTAVRLTHIPTGIVITARTERFQEQNRKIALGLLRAKLWIRQQEVEKNQLKDIKGDYKPASWGNQIRSYVLHPYKMVKDLRTEVESGNPDAVLDGELDEFINAELKI